A single window of Collinsella aerofaciens DNA harbors:
- a CDS encoding ABC transporter substrate-binding protein, translating into MAIINKGMSRRSFLGLTGSVAAVAGLGLTGCGGSSSDEGSASGSTDSANRGGGVITAGSAYAPSSFDPASTGSAVGLGANWHVIEGLYGIDYHDYSTFNELATDDPKSVDDTTFEVTIRKGAKFSDGTEVTADDVVASYTACAASATYAPFFQPFESIEAKDASTVTVKTKVPNFSLLKDRLAIIRVTPATQSEEDRAKQPIGSGPWMYDSISDTEITLVPNPEYNGEYAAEDKKIQYSILTDPTARVTAQQEGSTLVMELVTADAVDQLESAGCKIDNVQGFGTRFIMFNVAKEPWNNVKVRQAVMYALDTEKMITNTFAGLATAASCYLPKSFTNYHEASTVYKTDAKKAKKLIEESGITPGAITLRTTDNEQIKGMAAQVKNDLDALGFEVTIQTDTSPATYAAIDGGEAYDILLAPGDPSCFGADPDLLLNWWYGDNVWMQTRCPWKESAEWAKLHGLMDEALAAEGDEQQKKWNECFDIIADNAVLYPVVHVKTVSASWDDPSTAPNGEALDGFKGIGTTSMSFRGVATVKA; encoded by the coding sequence ATGGCCATCATCAACAAGGGTATGTCCAGGCGTTCGTTCCTCGGCCTCACCGGCAGCGTCGCTGCTGTCGCAGGGCTTGGTCTCACCGGCTGCGGTGGCAGCTCTAGCGACGAGGGTTCCGCTTCCGGTTCCACCGATTCCGCCAACCGTGGCGGCGGCGTGATCACCGCTGGTTCCGCTTACGCTCCGTCCAGCTTCGACCCCGCCAGCACCGGCTCTGCTGTGGGCCTGGGTGCTAACTGGCACGTCATCGAGGGCCTCTACGGCATCGATTACCACGACTACAGCACCTTCAACGAGCTCGCCACCGACGATCCCAAGTCCGTGGACGACACTACCTTCGAGGTCACCATCCGCAAGGGTGCCAAGTTCTCCGATGGTACCGAGGTCACCGCTGACGACGTCGTTGCCTCCTACACCGCTTGTGCCGCTTCTGCTACCTATGCTCCGTTCTTCCAGCCCTTCGAGTCCATCGAGGCCAAGGACGCCAGCACTGTAACGGTCAAGACCAAGGTCCCCAACTTCTCCCTGCTCAAGGATCGTCTGGCCATCATCCGTGTTACCCCGGCTACTCAGTCCGAGGAGGATCGCGCCAAGCAGCCGATCGGTTCCGGCCCCTGGATGTACGACTCTATCTCCGATACCGAGATCACCCTGGTTCCCAACCCCGAGTACAATGGTGAGTATGCTGCCGAGGATAAGAAGATCCAGTACAGCATCCTGACCGACCCCACCGCTCGCGTTACCGCCCAGCAGGAAGGCTCCACGCTCGTTATGGAGCTCGTCACCGCTGACGCCGTCGACCAGCTCGAGAGCGCTGGCTGCAAGATCGACAACGTCCAGGGCTTCGGCACCCGCTTCATCATGTTCAACGTCGCCAAGGAGCCTTGGAACAACGTCAAGGTCCGTCAGGCCGTCATGTACGCGCTCGACACCGAGAAGATGATCACCAACACCTTCGCCGGCCTTGCCACCGCTGCCAGCTGCTACCTGCCCAAGAGCTTCACCAACTATCATGAGGCTTCCACGGTGTACAAGACCGACGCCAAGAAGGCCAAGAAGCTCATCGAGGAGTCCGGCATCACCCCGGGTGCCATCACCCTGCGCACCACCGACAACGAGCAGATTAAGGGCATGGCCGCCCAGGTCAAGAACGACCTCGACGCTCTCGGCTTCGAGGTGACCATCCAGACCGATACCTCGCCGGCCACCTACGCTGCCATCGACGGCGGCGAGGCCTACGATATCCTTCTTGCCCCTGGCGATCCTTCCTGCTTCGGCGCTGACCCCGACCTGCTGCTCAACTGGTGGTACGGCGACAACGTCTGGATGCAGACCCGTTGCCCGTGGAAGGAGTCCGCTGAGTGGGCGAAGCTCCACGGTCTCATGGACGAGGCTCTTGCCGCCGAGGGCGACGAGCAGCAGAAGAAGTGGAACGAGTGCTTCGACATCATCGCCGACAACGCCGTTCTGTACCCCGTTGTCCACGTCAAGACCGTCTCCGCTTCCTGGGACGATCCGTCCACCGCGCCCAACGGCGAGGCCCTCGATGGCTTCAAGGGCATCGGCACGACGAGCATGTCCTTCAGGGGCGTCGCGACCGTCAAGGCCTAA
- a CDS encoding ABC transporter permease: MNNFLRLIGRRLVALPIMALGVTVLVFFLMSFSKTDPAYTALGDGASPEAVAEYHEKYGLDDPWPVRYVRYMGDLIHGDMGTYGAARNSVAKRISTALPVTMQLTFIGLAIGAVVSFLLGVIAALYRDKWPDQVIRVFSIAGLATPSFWLAVLLILLFSSYLKVLPASGALPHFTTNPAGYLGRMIMPAIALAFPLTGQMTRIVRTAMVEELDKDYVRMARGAGVPEKVVVGINVLRNALITPVTTLGLKIGYLMGGAVVIEVIFNLPGMGTAILQGVQGNEANLVQGVVIVVALAFIIINIVVDMLYLLINPRIRTV, from the coding sequence GTGAACAACTTTCTACGTTTGATTGGAAGGCGTCTCGTGGCGCTGCCGATCATGGCATTGGGCGTCACCGTCCTGGTGTTCTTCCTTATGTCGTTCTCCAAGACCGACCCCGCCTATACGGCGTTGGGTGACGGTGCCTCGCCCGAGGCGGTTGCCGAGTACCATGAGAAGTATGGTCTGGACGACCCCTGGCCCGTGCGCTACGTGCGCTACATGGGCGATTTGATCCATGGTGACATGGGCACCTATGGTGCTGCTCGCAACTCCGTTGCCAAGCGCATCTCCACGGCCCTGCCCGTCACGATGCAGCTGACCTTTATCGGTCTTGCCATCGGCGCGGTCGTCTCGTTTTTGCTCGGCGTCATCGCGGCACTGTATCGCGATAAATGGCCGGACCAAGTGATCCGCGTCTTCTCCATCGCCGGCTTGGCAACCCCGTCGTTCTGGCTTGCCGTTCTGTTGATTCTGCTGTTCTCTTCCTACCTTAAGGTGCTCCCGGCGTCCGGTGCTCTGCCTCACTTCACCACCAACCCGGCTGGCTATCTGGGACGTATGATCATGCCCGCTATCGCTCTGGCATTCCCGCTGACGGGCCAGATGACTCGTATCGTGCGTACGGCCATGGTCGAGGAGCTCGATAAGGACTATGTCCGTATGGCCCGTGGCGCCGGCGTTCCCGAGAAGGTCGTCGTCGGCATCAACGTTTTGCGCAACGCACTGATCACCCCGGTCACCACCCTCGGTCTTAAGATCGGTTACCTTATGGGCGGCGCCGTCGTCATCGAGGTCATCTTCAACCTCCCCGGCATGGGTACTGCGATTCTGCAGGGCGTTCAGGGCAACGAGGCGAACCTGGTTCAGGGCGTCGTCATCGTCGTTGCTCTTGCCTTCATCATCATCAACATCGTGGTTGACATGCTCTACCTGCTCATCAACCCGCGCATCAGGACGGTGTAG